From a region of the Candida albicans SC5314 chromosome 1, complete sequence genome:
- the FRS2 gene encoding phenylalanine--tRNA ligase subunit alpha (Putative tRNA-Phe synthetase; downregulated upon phagocytosis by murine macrophage; protein present in exponential and stationary growth phase yeast cultures; Spider biofilm repressed), with translation MSDLHLQILKLVDDNNGVIENTLKSPELSKIDVSTLQANLTSLWAKEMIVFSKIETDRWVLTKEAEQYLKAGATPEVQVVDEVLKALEGLTISQLKEKLGPMGAVGQGKAFKNKWLSKDGDKLIAQVEKLPEDVVLNELKTISETGTLNDKKELTELKKRKLVTLTKIVGYKIEKGPKFALEIVNLETDITSDMVLNHTWKDAQFKPYNFNSEGVYPNSGALHPLNKVREEFRQIFFSMGFTEMPSNQYVETGFWNFDTLFVPQQHPARDLQDTFYLKDPKKAGEPEDKQYWENIKQVHQEGKYGSIGYRYPWKAEESLRMVLRTHTTAISAAMLHKLAQDPKPTRLFSIDRVFRNEAVDATHLAEFHQVEGVLAGYDITLGDLIGFMEDFFGKMGVDNLRFKAAYNPYTEPSLEIFAYHKGLKKWVEIGNSGMFRPEMLESMGLPKNLRVLGWGLSLERPTMIKYGVSNIRELLGHKVSLDFIESNPAARLDELL, from the coding sequence ATGTCTGACTTGCACCTACAAATATTAAAACTTGTGGATGATAACAATGGAGTTATTGAAAACACTCTTAAATCACCCGAGTTATCGAAAATAGATGTCAGTACTTTACAAGCCAATTTAACATCTCTTTGGGCCAAAGAAATGATTGTTTTctccaaaattgaaactgaTAGATGGGTATTAACCAAAGAAGCCGAACAATATCTCAAAGCTGGTGCCACCCCAGAAGTTCAAGTTGTCGATGAAGTTTTGAAAGCTTTAGAAGGATTGACGATTTctcaattgaaagaaaaattaggTCCAATGGGAGCTGTTGGTCAAGGTAAGGcattcaaaaacaaatggtTGAGTAAAGATGGTGACAAATTGATTGCacaagttgaaaaattaccTGAAGATGTTGTATTAAACGAGTTGAAAACTATTAGTGAAACCGGAACCCTTAATGACAAGAAGGAATTAactgaattgaaaaaaagaaaattggtCACTTTGACCAAAATCGTTGGttacaaaattgaaaaaggtCCAAAATTTGCTCTTGAAATTGTGAATTTGGAAACTGATATTACATCTGATATGGTGTTGAACCACACTTGGAAGGATGCCCAATTCAAACcatataatttcaattctgaAGGGGTTTATCCAAACTCTGGTGCCTTACATCCATTAAACAAAGTTAGAGAAGAATTTagacaaatttttttctcaatGGGATTCACCGAAATGCCATCAAACCAATACGTGGAAACAGGGTTTTGGAATTTTGATACTTTATTCGTCCCTCAACAACATCCTGCTAGAGATTTACAAGATACTTTCTACTTGAAAGATCCCAAAAAAGCTGGCGAACCAGAAGATAAACAATATTGGGAAAACATTAAACAAGTACACCAAGAAGGTAAATATGGTTCTATTGGTTACAGATACCCTTGGAAAGCAGAAGAATCATTGAGAATGGTTTTGAGAACCCACACAACTGCTATCTCTGCTGCCATGTTACATAAGTTAGCTCAAGACCCTAAACCAACCAGATTGTTTTCCATCGATAGAGTTTTCAGAAATGAAGCTGTTGATGCTACTCATTTGGCTGAATTCCATCAAGTCGAAGGGGTTCTTGCTGGGTATGACATTACTTTGGGTGATTTAATTGGATTTATGGAAGATTTCTTTGGTAAGATGggtgttgataatttaagATTCAAAGCAGCATATAATCCATATACTGAACCATCGTTGGAAATTTTCGCTTACCACAAGGGGTTGAAGAAATGGGTTGAAATTGGTAATTCTGGTATGTTCAGACCAGAGATGTTAGAATCAATGGGATTACCTAAGAATTTGAGAGTATTGGGTTGGGGTCTTTCTTTGGAAAGACCAACTATGATCAAATACGGTGTTTCTAATATTAGAGAATTATTGGGTCATAAGGTTTCATTAGATTTCATTGAATCGAATCCAGCTGCTAGATTAGACGAACTTTTGTAA
- a CDS encoding uncharacterized protein (Putative transcription factor with zinc finger DNA-binding motif) encodes MSNPNESEPHTQPEINNASHIVKPEGSQTVNTGFICRWSDCTENTYNNLTSLVNHLNSKHIAQLPPGSNTKYICYWENCARYGLDQPSRFALISHCRTHTGEKPYFCPVPECEKHFTRSDALTKHVKAVHDLHSVKDQLNLLKDKARKGQIELGVNVEDLSEEDYLRIIEQDYEIQKPWWFTNEFLDVIRAGETDKLEEHNKDDDLDKQLEALPFDLKQYQLANSRYKQFINSLTSARASNEIEDEDEVDGLIPRSDDNNSVINVVRKQLQHEKPNKKFPRVMSNPVLERLSNDTKKLAHDYIRHENDQNDDDIDKISDLETLKTLHDKLANQLNTAYKINKVLANQLTSNIKMKRKLWVYTQLLMDANIQVGLPPEATSAPQRVMQDEYDEELLRG; translated from the coding sequence ATGAGCAATCCAAACGAAAGTGAACCACACACCCAACCAGAGATCAACAATGCAAGTCACATTGTTAAACCTGAAGGATCTCAAACTGTTAATACTGGTTTCATTTGTCGATGGAGTGATTGTACTGAAAACACATACAACAATTTGACATCATTAGTCAATCATTTGAACAGTAAACATATTGCACAACTTCCACCGGGATCAAATACGAAATACATATGTTATTGGGAGAATTGTGCTAGATATGGACTAGATCAACCAAGTAGATTTGCTTTGATATCTCATTGTCGTACTCATACTGGAGAAAAACCATATTTCTGTCCCGTTCCTGAATGTGAAAAACATTTTACTCGTTCAGATGCGTTGACCAAACATGTCAAGGCAGTGCACGATTTACATAGTGTTAAAGATCAATTGAACTTATTGAAAGATAAAGCTAGAAAGGGTCAAATTGAACTTGGGGTAAATGTTGAAGATTTAAGTGAGGAAGATTATTTAAGAATCATTGAACAAGATTATGAAATACAAAAACCATGGTGGTTCACAAATGAGTTTTTAGATGTTATAAGAGCTGGAGAAACCGACAAACTAGAGGAACATAACAAAGATGACGATTTAGATAAACAGCTTGAAGCATTaccatttgatttgaaacaGTATCAGTTGGCAAATTCTAGATACaaacaatttataaattcttTAACATCTGCTCGTGCCagtaatgaaattgaagacGAAGATGAAGTTGATGGTTTAATACCGAGATCAGATGACAATAATTCAGTCATCAATGTAGTTAGAAAACAATTGCAACATgaaaaaccaaacaaaaaatttcctAGAGTTATGAGTAACCCAGTATTGGAACGTTTATCTAATGACACCAAGAAACTAGCACATGATTATATTAGACATGAAAATGATCAAAATGAcgatgatattgataagATACTGGATTTGGAAACTTTGAAAACACTACATGACAAATTGGCGAATCAATTAAACACAGCATACAAAATTAACAAAGTTTTGGCTAATCAATTGACttcaaatatcaaaatgaaaagaaagttGTGGGTATATACTCAATTACTAATGGATGCAAATATTCAAGTTGGATTGCCACCAGAAGCTACAAGTGCACCTCAACGTGTTATGCAAGATGAATATGATGAAGAGTTGTTACGTGGTTAA
- a CDS encoding uncharacterized protein (Protein of unknown function; Spider biofilm induced) gives MIQQSSNMATTAVFEETNTDFDTSLMEFFYSTTSEDALPDVNDTSSTTITEVANEIPSLFSYSNNDLHPELDYESSSWYDITESLPQNIPDSKSEPIATNPTNVLTSPLQAFADFNHGSSTGLTTKQPELFHHNNNAINGSFKNNDYTTNKINTNTTTTTTKQRISKPYERSPLMKPSVTIASIDTIAKLKTKSKSNCKSSSISKPKVRNPFYKPFISSSISSETALKNTKIINFRDENNDNSSSFNFTDIDNKLTYDLSTETTNSSFPQTVLEASFKNFDDALIFDSLFDINQI, from the coding sequence ATGATTCAACAAAGCTCAAATATGGCCACTACAGCTGTTTTCGAAGAAACTAATACTGATTTCGATACTTCACTCATGGAATTCTTTTATTCAACTACTTCAGAAGACGCTCTTCCCGACGTTAATGACACctcttcaacaacaataacagaAGTTGCAAATGAAATTCCAAGTTTATTCTCATACtccaataatgatttacaCCCGGAACTTGATTATGAATCTTCGAGTTGGTACGATATAACTGAATCATTGCCTCAAAACATACCCGACAGTAAAAGTGAACCAATAGCTACAAATCCTACAAACGTGTTGACTTCACCATTACAAGCTTTTGCAGATTTTAATCATGGCTCATCAACGGGACTTACAACCAAGCAACCGGAATTATTtcatcataataataatgcaATTAATGGTTCGttcaaaaataatgacTATACAactaataaaatcaataccaataccactaccacaacaacaaaacaacgCATTTCAAAGCCTTATGAAAGATCCCCTCTAATGAAACCATCAGTTACAATTGCATCTATTGACACAATAGCTAAACTCAAAACTAAATCCAAGAGCAATTGCAAATCCTcctcaatttcaaaacctAAAGTTAGAAATCCATTTTATAAACCATtcatatcatcatcaatatcatctGAGACGGCATTaaaaaataccaaaataataaactttAGAGACGAAAACAATGATAACAGCTCTTCATTTAACTTCACGGacattgataataaattaacaTATGATTTGTCAACAGAAACCACTAATTCATCCTTTCCACAAACGGTTTTGGAAGCACTGTTTAAGAATTTTGACGATGCTTTGATTTTCgattcattatttgatatAAATCAGATCTAA
- a CDS encoding uncharacterized protein (Has domain(s) with predicted NAD+ binding activity) — protein sequence MNKQLKEFQEYLPKCRKIIALVGAGLSASSGLPTFRGSQGLWKNFNMIDLATPDAFYIDPGLVWQFYSWRRYGALRAKPNKGHYALSKLSHKFNSDEYITITQNVDGLSSRSGHNLDSLYEIHGSLFDLKCTSFMCNYVDHNNFKQPLTKALEDTEFEYSNLSTRKRTFGDSDGNDGVDISLSPQFNPVKTISEKDLPSCPVCHDLLRPGVVWFGESLPLNLITEIDSFVESDPSVDLILVIGTSGTVYPANSYVERVRLKGGKVAIFNTDIEDNILNGKVEDTWGFKGDAAELLPIALKPLIGDI from the coding sequence ATgaataaacaattaaaagaatttcAAGAATACCTACCCAAGTGTCGGAAGATTATTGCATTAGTGGGGGCCGGACTTTCTGCTTCTTCAGGGTTACCTACCTTTAGGGGTTCACAAGGTTTAtggaaaaatttcaatatgaTAGATTTAGCTACTCCAGACGCATTTTACATTGATCCAGGATTAGTTTGGCAGTTTTATTCATGGAGACGATATGGGGCATTACGTGCCAAGCCAAACAAGGGTCATTATGCCTTGAGCAAATTATCCCATAAGTTTAACTCAGATGAATATATCACTATTACACAAAATGTTGATGGATTACTGAGTCGAAGTGGACATAATCTCGATAGTTTATATGAGATTCATGGatcattatttgatttgaaatgtACTAGTTTTATGTGTAATTATGTTGatcataataatttcaaacaacCATTAACTAAAGCATTGGAAGATActgaatttgaatataGCAATTTGAGTACCAGAAAACGTACTTTTGGTGATAGTGACGGCAATGACGGGGTTGATATTTCATTGTCACCTCAGTTTAACCCAGTGAAAACAATTCTGGAAAAAGATCTACCTTCATGTCCTGTATGTCATGACTTGTTGCGACCAGGAGTAGTTTGGTTTGGCGAATCATTAcctttgaatttgattacTGAAATTGATAGTTTCGTTGAGCTGGACCCATcagttgatttgattttagtCATTGGAACAAGTGGTACAGTGTATCCTGCCAATAGTTATGTCGAAAGAGTGAGGTTGAAAGGGGGGAAAGTTGCGATATTTAATACTGATATTGAGGACAACATTCTAAATGGCAAAGTCGAAGATACTTGGGGGTTTAAAGGTGATGCAGCTGAGTTATTACCTATTGCATTAAAGCCATTGATTGGTGATATATAA
- a CDS encoding uncharacterized protein (Ortholog(s) have DNA translocase activity), whose product MSEREKKKLSTKLQSLFNGIYKIEDNGYLIHPTFQTLPLRSGTDYYKVVQNPLSLHAVGRKLKNLKYADAQEFINDLALISWNARFYNHSKSVIYRQAQILKQYITDVVIPKLKNDKAVPNGHSLIYPHIGDLPDDRDNDELSGFSFEKGESTPGPSGASNAGSRRDEFEMSATPQADSMVALSKPLVSTGYTRSSFTTPSRPTRQKHKDNQIESGIRRGRPPIIDKPFETRIKLILKGFKKLRDNNGHPLTKHFEKLPDIKTHGDYYERIAAPISLNEIRIKVRSRKYSSVELFINDLDLMFANAQLYYENDPYSEEFLDSQQFKKEAHLVIQTELSKSDKEIILATSSSSDGVLRFPLEVLEVDGYTYKIGNWVLMKNPADPERPIVGQIFRMWSTEDGKRYVNMCWYYRPEQTCHAVDRLFFLNEVCKTGQYRDHLVDDIVGPCYVIFLTRYQKGDLPEGVIPESAPWFICEFRYNENTHVFNRIRTWKACLPDEVREDPEQPLIPLKETRKLIKYESPIKGLLAPDAYKGMEIPDAIPGTANSPPVSGSVYIGAPLPNDDLGQYISSQNVDAVPEHDETKSGRRAFLFTPISQLKGGGGSTNTVYATGPAVPHGTISHVPAKPIADIPGLTPSVARNTNILINREEKHQLPGSYKSLQEQIQENQAKKQQEQQLQQLQQQQHQQLYKKTSTPTPTSIAPTGTTYHTSMSTYSNLLVGGTLAYGLNESIGELGQFVNKKRKIGNNGKQDEEILFYRAPPLKLVGNKIITNSNVELGHSATYLAWKLKQNKSN is encoded by the coding sequence ATGTCtgaaagagagaaaaagaagttaCTGACTAAATTACAGTCTTTATTTAATGGGATTTATAAGATCGAAGATAATGGTTATTTAATTCATCCTACTTTCCAAACATTGCCATTGAGATCAGGCACTGACTATTATAAGGTTGTACAAAATCCCCTTTCACTTCACGCTGTGGGcagaaaattgaaaaacttgaaatatGCAGATGCTCAAGAATTCATTAATGACTTGGCTTTAATTTCGTGGAATGCTAGGTTCTATAATCATTCAAAATCTGTTATTTATCGACAAGCAcagattttgaaacaataCATCACCGATGTGGTAATTCCgaaattgaagaatgaCAAAGCAGTTCCGAATGGGCACTCTTTGATATATCCTCATATTGGAGACTTGCCAGATGATAGAGATAACGATGAATTACTGggattttcttttgagAAAGGAGAGTCGACTCCCGGCCCAAGTGGGGCATCAAACGCTGGCTCCAGAAGAGATGAGTTTGAAATGAGTGCAACTCCTCAAGCAGATTCAATGGTGGCATTATCAAAACCTTTGGTGTCAACTGGATACACTAGACTGTCGTTCACAACTCCTAGTCGTCCCACGAGACAAAAGCACAAggataatcaaattgaaagtgGTATTAGAAGAGGTCGTCCAccaattattgataaaccATTTGAAACCCGTATCAAATTAATCTTGAAAGGGTTTAAGAAATTGCGTGACAATAATGGTCACCCATTAACCAAACACTTTGAGAAGCTTCCAGATATAAAAACCCATGGCGACTATTATGAAAGGATTGCTGCACCTATTAGTTTGAATGAGATCAGAATCAAGGTTAGAAGTAGAAAATATTCATCAGTGGAATTGttcattaatgatttggatttgatgTTTGCTAATGCCCAGCTTTATTATGAAAATGATCCTTACAGTGAAGAGTTTTTGGACTCGcaacaatttaaaaaagaagcCCATCTTGTAATTCAAACGGAATTGAGTAAGTCagataaagaaattatacttgctacttcttcttccagTGATGGTGTTTTGCGGTTCCCATTAGAAGTCTTGGAAGTTGACGGGTATACTTACAAAATTGGTAATTGGGTGTTGATGAAAAACCCAGCCGACCCAGAGAGACCGATAGTAGGTCAAATTTTCCGTATGTGGTCCACAGAAGATGGAAAAAGGTATGTGAACATGTGTTGGTATTACCGCCCAGAACAGACTTGTCATGCTGTAGACCGTTTGTTTTTCTTAAATGAAGTTTGCAAAACAGGTCAATATAGAGATCATTTGgttgatgatattgttgGTCCCTGTTATGTTATATTTTTAACTAGATACCAAAAGGGTGACTTACCTGAAGGAGTTATACCGGAATCTGCACCATGGTTTATTTGCGAATTCAGATATAATGAGAACACACATGTATTCAATCGTATTAGAACTTGGAAGGCATGTTTACCAGATGAAGTCAGAGAAGATCCTGAACAACCTTTGATCCCATTAAAGGAGACAAGAAAGTTGATCAAATATGAATCTCCAATTAAAGGATTGTTAGCTCCGGATGCTTATAAAGGTATGGAAATCCCCGATGCCATCCCTGGTACAGCTAATTCGCCACCCGTGTCAGGGTCTGTGTATATTGGTGCACCATTGCCAAACGATGATTTGGGTCAATATATTTCTAGTCAGAATGTTGATGCTGTTCCGGAACACGATGAAACGAAAAGTGGTCGTCGTGCATTCTTATTCACGCCCATTTCACAATTAaaaggtggtggtggttcCACAAATACGGTGTATGCAACTGGTCCGGCAGTACCTCATGGGACTATCAGTCATGTACCAGCAAAACCTATTGCCGATATCCCTGGTTTGACGCCTCTGGTGGCGCGTAATACCAATATTTTAATCAATCGCGAAGAAAAGCATCAGTTACCAGGAAGTTATAAACTGTTACAAGAGcaaattcaagaaaatcaaGCTAAAAAgcaacaagaacaacagttgcaacaattacaacaacagcagcatCAGCAATTGTACAAAAAGACATCTACACCAACACCTACAAGTATTGCGCCAACTGGGACTACTTACCATACGTCGATGTCAACATATTCGAACCTTTTGGTTGGAGGTACTCTTGCTTATGGGTTGAATGAAAGTATAGGAGAATTGGGtcaatttgtaaataagaaaagaaaaattggtaataatgGAAAACAGGATGAAGAAATCTTATTCTACAGAGCTCCACCACTCAAACTTGTGGgaaacaaaattattaccaaTTCGAATGTTGAATTGGGGCATTCAGCTACCTATTTAGCttggaaattgaaacaaaataaatcaaattga
- a CDS encoding guanine nucleotide exchange factor (Putative guanyl-nucleotide exchange factor; Spider biofilm repressed): protein MDFELEPSLEELIKQDTLKWIFVGGKGGVGKTTTSSSIAVQLALQHPNDEFLLISTDPAHNLSDAFCQKFGKDARKVEGLSNLSCMEIDPEAAMSDLQQQAQQYNNDPNDPLKSIMNDMTGSIPGIDEALSFMEVLKHIKNQKVNESDDSKDKISYRTIIFDTAPTGHTLRFLQLPSTLQKLLGKFQQLSGKLGPMMSMLGGGGQGQQDMFAKLNEVQKNVEEVNEQFTNPDLTTFVCVCISEFLSLYETERMIQELMSYQMDVNSIVVNQLLFADDDENPCKRCVARWKMQKKYLDQMAELYEDYHLVKMPLLGSEIRGVENLKKFSKFLIKPYDPKVDRGIITDLKEQ from the coding sequence ATGGACTTTGAGTTAGAACCTTCTTTGgaagaattaattaaacaagATACCTTAAAGTGGATCTTTGTTGGTGGGAAAGGTGGTGTTGGTAAAACCACCACGTCATCATCTATTGCAGTTCAATTGGCTTTGCAACACCCAAACGAtgaatttttgttgatttcaaCCGATCCAGCCCATAACTTATCAGACGCATTTTGccaaaaatttggaaaagaCGCAAGAAAAGTTGAAGGTTTGTCCAACTTGTCATGTATGGAAATCGATCCTGAAGCTGCCATGAGTGATTTGCAACAGCAAGCTCAACAATACAATAACGATCCAAATGATCCATTGAAAAGTATTATGAATGATATGACTGGGTCGATTCCAGGTATTGACGAAGCCTTGTCTTTTATGGAAGTTTTGAAACACatcaaaaaccaaaaagtGAACGAGCTGGATGATTCTAAAGACAAGATTTCTTACAGAACAATTATCTTCGATACTGCCCCAACTGGACACACATTACGTTTCTTGCAATTACCATCAAcattacaaaaattattaggTAAATTCCAACAGTTGTCAGGGAAATTGGGCCCAATGATGAGTATGCTTGGCGGGGGTGGCCAAGGACAACAGGATATGTTTGCCAAGTTGAACGAAGTGCAGAAAAATGTCGAGGAAGTCAATGAGCAATTTACCAACCCTGATTTGACGACTTTTGTGTGTGTTTGTATCTCCGAATTTCTTTCGCTTTATGAAACTGAAAGAATGATCCAAGAATTGATGTCTTACCAAATGGACGTGAACTCAATTGTGgttaatcaattgttgttcGCAGATGATGACGAAAACCCATGTAAGAGATGTGTGGCTAGATGGAAAAtgcaaaagaaatatttggaCCAAATGGCCGAGTTATATGAAGATTACCATTTGGTGAAAATGCCTTTGTTAGGTTCTGAAATCAGAGGTGTAgagaatttgaagaaattttccaaattcttgataaaaCCTTATGATCCAAAAGTTGATCGTGGAATCATAACTGACTTGAAAGAACAATAA
- a CDS encoding uncharacterized protein (Protein of unknown function; similar to human SERF2; gene has an alternatively spliced intron) produces MARGNQRELARAKNLKKQQEAQKAQKQGDKNKRMETDAEKMRAKQAAADARKAAEALAKAQKK; encoded by the exons ATGGCAAGAGGAAACCAAAGAGAATTAGCTAGAgctaaaaatttaaaaaaacaacaggAAGCACAAAAAGCTCAGAAGCAGGGCGATAAAAATAAGAGAATGGAAACCGATGCTGAAAAGATGAGAGCCAAACAAGCAGCAG CTGATGCCAGAAAAGCAGCTGAAGCTTTGGCAAAGGCTCAGAAGAAATGA
- a CDS encoding carboxymethylenebutenolidase (Predicted dienelactone hydrolase domain; clade-associated gene expression; farnesol-downregulated; rat catheter biofilm repressed): MRIYVYHPKIPNYPKVKFPGVLVYSEIYQVTGPVSRFAKDIAGQGFIVACPSSYHNFVGPEPLAYDVEGTDIGNQYKIEKELKSYDEDTNLTIEYLLSLPTCNGKLGATGMCLGGHLAYRAALDPRVQATVCFFATDIHSKSLGKGKNDDSLERCGEIKGEIILIFGCKDNHVPLEGRDLIRGELRKKNVEMTFIEINDAQHAFVRDELSKGRYDPATTKLCFEWLFELFNRKLKLDYGDHDGKDVVIENVC; encoded by the coding sequence ATGCGTATTTACGTTTACCATCCTAAAATTCCTAATTATCCAAAAGTGAAATTCCCAGGGGTCCTCGTATACAGTGAAATATATCAAGTTACTGGACCTGTTTCTAGATTCGCCAAGGATATTGCTGGCCAAGGCTTTATTGTTGCATGCCCATCCAGTTATCATAATTTTGTTGGCCCTGAGCCATTGGCTTACGATGTTGAAGGTACCGATATTGGTAACCAATAcaagattgaaaaagagTTGAAGTCATATGACGAAGATACCAATTTGACAATAGAGTACTTATTGAGCTTACCAACTTGCAATGGTAAATTGGGTGCTACTGGTATGTGCCTTGGTGGCCATTTAGCATATAGAGCTGCATTGGATCCAAGAGTCCAAGCTACAGTGTGCTTTTTCGCCACTGACATCCATTCGAAGTCTTTAGGAAAAGGGAAGAACGACGATTCATTGGAGAGATGTGGTGAAATTAAAGGTGAAAtcattttaatttttggtTGCAAAGATAATCATGTCCCATTGGAAGGCAGAGACTTGATTAGGGGCGAGttaagaaagaaaaacgTCGAAATGAcctttattgaaattaatgatgCTCAACATGCATTTGTTAGAGACGAGCTCAGCAAAGGAAGATATGACCCAGCAACCACCAAATTATGTTTTGAGTGGTTGTTTGAATTATTCAATcgtaaattgaaattggattATGGTGACCATGATGGTAAAGATGTagttattgaaaatgtatGCTGA
- the TIF34 gene encoding translation initiation factor eIF3 subunit i (Putative translation initiation factor eIF3, p39 subunit; mutation confers hypersensitivity to roridin A, verrucarin A; downregulated upon phagocytosis by murine macrophages; Spider biofilm repressed) yields the protein MRPIKLMGHERSLTQVKYNREGDLLFSVAKDNAASIWYSSNGERLGTLEGHQGVIWSIDVDPETHLCATGGGDLAIKLWKVENGQCVYTWDSPSPVRRVAFSPDGKKLLAIADQVMGHIGTVSVFDINDDDATLSQQKAEPSLVIETKSEGSKATVAGWSGDGDYIIVGHDNGYVSKYDSKTGKLVTSLQAHGIHNEEKNVSITDIQFAPEDRSYFITSSKDKTATLIDVDTFEILKVYKADAPMNTAAITPVKDFVILGGGQEARNVTTTAESQGKFEARFYHKIFEEEIGRVKGHFGPLNTVAVHPDGTGYSSGGEDGFIRVHTFDKSYQDFLFDAERTERAAAAGTI from the coding sequence ATGAGACCAATAAAGTTGATGGGACATGAGCGTTCTTTGACTCAAGTTAAATATAACAGAGAGggtgatttattattttcagtTGCCAAGGATAATGCAGCATCTATTTGGTATTCATCAAATGGGGAAAGATTAGGTACTTTAGAAGGACACCAGGGGGTAATTTGGTCTATTGATGTTGACCCAGAAACACACTTATGTGCCACTGGAGGAGGGGATTTAGCCATCAAATTGTGGAAAGTTGAAAATGGTCAATGTGTGTATACATGGGATTCTCCATCCCCAGTGAGAAGAGTTGCATTTTCACCAGATGGTAAAAAATTGTTAGCCATTGCTGATCAAGTTATGGGTCACATTGGTACTGTTTCTGTATTTGATATAAACGATGATGACGCCACTCTAAGCCAGCAAAAAGCAGAACCTTCTTTAGTGATTGAAACTAAATCTGAGGGGTCAAAGGCCACCGTAGCGGGATGGTCTGGTGATGGAGATTATATCATTGTTGGTCATGACAACGGGTACGTTTCTAAGTACGATTCGAAAACAGGCAAATTAGTCACATCTTTACAAGCCCACGGTATACATAATGAAGAGAAAAACGTCAGTATCACCGATATCCAATTCGCCCCAGAAGACAGATCATATTTTATCACATCTTCAAAAGACAAAACCGCCACTTTGATTGACGTTGACACCTTTGAAATTCTCAAAGTATACAAAGCTGATGCTCCAATGAACACAGCTGCCATTACCCCGGTCAAAGACTTTGTTATTTTGGGAGGTGGTCAAGAAGCAAGAAATGTTACAACCACAGCTGAATCACAAGGTAAATTTGAAGCCAGATTTTACcataaaatttttgaagaGGAAATTGGACGTGTCAAGGGTCATTTCGGTCCATTGAACACTGTTGCTGTTCACCCTGATGGTACTGGTTACAGTAGTGGAGGAGAAGATGGTTTCATTAGAGTTCATACATTTGATAAGTCATATCAAGATTTCCTTTTCGATGCAGAAAGAACTGAAAGAGCTGCTGCTGCAGGAACTATTTAA